A window of Terriglobia bacterium genomic DNA:
AGATGCACTGTTCGCCCGAGCCTGACGACAATGTTGCGCGCGCGGTGGCGCATGTGCGTGAGGCCGCGAAGCGCGGAGCGGAAGTCATCTGCCTGCCCGAGCTATTCAAGACTCAGTACTTCTGCCAGCGCGAAGAGCACTCGTTCTTCGATCTCGCCGAGCCGATTCCGGGGCCGACGACGAAGATATTTGCCGACCTTGCGCGCGAGTTGAAAGTCACGGTCGTCGTGTCGTTGTTCGAGCGGCGCGCTCCGGGGCTGTATCACAATACGGCGGCGGTTCTCGGGCCGAGCGGAAACTTGGAAGGCATCTACCGCAAGATGCACATTCCCGACGATCCGCTCTATTACGAGAAGTTCTACTTCACTCCGGGCGATCTCGGCTACAAGGTCTTTGATGTTCCGCAAGGCAAGATCGGAACGCTCGTCTGCTGGGACCAGTGGTATCCCGAAGGCGCTCGACTGACGGCTTTGCAGGGCGCGCATGTGCTGTTTTATCCGACGGCTATTGGTTGGCATCCTGACGAGAAAGCGGAGTGGGGCGAGGCGCAGCACGATGCATGGCGAACCATCCAGCGCTCACACGCGATCGCCAATGGCGTTTACGTTGCTGCCGTCAATCGCGTTGGACACGAGCAGGGCGATGTTCGCGGAAATCGTGCGGAGGGCAAAGGACTCGAAT
This region includes:
- a CDS encoding carbon-nitrogen hydrolase; its protein translation is MSDKFNVGLIQMHCSPEPDDNVARAVAHVREAAKRGAEVICLPELFKTQYFCQREEHSFFDLAEPIPGPTTKIFADLARELKVTVVVSLFERRAPGLYHNTAAVLGPSGNLEGIYRKMHIPDDPLYYEKFYFTPGDLGYKVFDVPQGKIGTLVCWDQWYPEGARLTALQGAHVLFYPTAIGWHPDEKAEWGEAQHDAWRTIQRSHAIANGVYVAAVNRVGHEQGDVRGNRAEGKGLEFWGGSFLADPFGRVIAEASHDKEEILIGEVNLKTMEEIRRNWPFLRDRRIDSYAPITSRLID